A single Pedobacter sp. PACM 27299 DNA region contains:
- a CDS encoding cupin-like domain-containing protein, with protein sequence MTTIERRKDLSYTEFIEKYQKPGIPVILENATQVWKSNLIFTPEFFRKNFGDRTTWFSNKQYTISELLDLTANSTKENPAPYPVKFNILTQLPEILGYMDPMDMTLVKPNWLNHKILKNKLGNGMDLHIGGAGNHYSVHKDAYDVHAWLIQLYGEKDVIIFPRDQEELMYPGKGGLLESRSPIDISNPDYEKYPRFREATPTTITLRAGEVLYIPSGIWHTTKAHGQNISTIIDQVNSSNYKAWRRDVYVYKKYHNKYRAILDYGAATAIGNAFKLGELMGMKF encoded by the coding sequence ATGACAACAATTGAAAGAAGGAAAGACCTCTCTTACACGGAATTCATAGAGAAGTATCAAAAACCCGGTATTCCGGTCATCCTTGAAAATGCAACCCAGGTATGGAAATCCAATCTAATTTTTACACCCGAATTTTTCAGAAAAAATTTTGGTGACCGAACCACTTGGTTTTCCAACAAGCAATACACGATATCGGAATTGCTGGATTTAACAGCCAATAGCACTAAAGAAAACCCAGCCCCATACCCTGTTAAGTTCAACATCCTCACCCAGCTTCCGGAAATCCTGGGATACATGGATCCCATGGACATGACCTTGGTAAAACCGAATTGGCTGAACCACAAAATCCTGAAGAATAAACTAGGAAACGGGATGGATTTACACATTGGCGGTGCAGGTAATCATTATTCAGTCCATAAAGACGCTTATGATGTTCATGCCTGGCTGATTCAGCTGTATGGTGAAAAAGATGTGATTATTTTCCCAAGGGATCAGGAAGAATTAATGTATCCTGGAAAAGGCGGGTTATTAGAATCGAGATCGCCAATAGATATCTCTAACCCTGATTACGAAAAATACCCCAGGTTCAGAGAGGCCACCCCTACCACCATTACTTTAAGAGCAGGAGAAGTACTATATATCCCAAGTGGAATATGGCACACTACGAAAGCGCATGGTCAGAATATTTCTACGATTATCGATCAGGTGAATAGCTCCAATTATAAAGCCTGGAGAAGAGATGTATACGTGTATAAAAAATACCACAACAAGTACCGTGCAATCTTAGATTATGGCGCTGCAACAGCGATTGGAAACGCTTTTAAGTTAGGTGAACTTATGGGAATGAAATTTTAA
- a CDS encoding sigma-70 family RNA polymerase sigma factor, producing the protein MKSKKLTDQQYYFNKFQEGNEKGLDFFYKLLYPSLYFKGLRYIKDDTNADCIVNDAFLRLWLIRKSISDPAHIETFVKKWTSDGCKAYYKTSNTKFQRNMLKLDDLENYQEYIGGYNPWEEEETDTLYQYERAMEAGGKCASQPSRKPAVIHTTLHKVFI; encoded by the coding sequence ATGAAAAGTAAAAAGCTAACTGACCAGCAGTATTATTTCAACAAATTTCAAGAAGGAAATGAAAAGGGACTTGACTTTTTCTACAAACTCCTGTATCCATCATTATATTTTAAAGGCTTAAGATATATAAAGGACGACACCAATGCTGATTGTATTGTTAATGACGCTTTTCTCAGACTCTGGCTAATCAGAAAGAGTATTAGTGACCCAGCTCATATTGAAACATTTGTTAAAAAATGGACTTCAGACGGTTGCAAAGCTTATTACAAAACTTCCAACACTAAATTCCAGCGAAACATGCTAAAACTGGATGATTTAGAAAATTACCAGGAATATATAGGTGGATACAACCCTTGGGAAGAAGAAGAAACTGATACACTATACCAATATGAGCGAGCAATGGAGGCCGGTGGAAAGTGTGCTTCCCAACCTTCCCGAAAACCAGCAGTTATTCATACGACTCTGCATAAAGTATTCATTTAG
- a CDS encoding transposase: protein MLKRIQERARKKVTEVNLDMAGNMELICKRCFPQATRVTDRFHVQKLATEALQEMRIKYRWEAMDQENEAIERSKKTGRPFQAEVLYNGDTIKQLLARRRYVLYKKPSAWIESQKDRAELLFERFPDLKNSLWPQFWA from the coding sequence GTGTTGAAAAGAATACAGGAAAGGGCAAGAAAAAAGGTCACTGAAGTCAACTTGGATATGGCTGGTAACATGGAATTGATCTGCAAACGTTGTTTTCCGCAAGCAACCAGAGTGACCGATCGGTTTCATGTACAGAAACTGGCTACCGAGGCACTACAGGAAATGCGGATCAAATACAGATGGGAAGCTATGGATCAGGAAAATGAGGCTATAGAAAGATCAAAAAAGACAGGTAGGCCATTTCAAGCGGAAGTACTCTATAATGGAGATACCATCAAGCAGTTGCTTGCCCGTAGGAGATATGTATTGTATAAAAAGCCTTCTGCCTGGATAGAAAGTCAAAAGGATCGTGCAGAGCTCTTATTCGAGAGGTTTCCCGATCTTAAAAACAGCCTATGGCCTCAGTTTTGGGCTTAG
- a CDS encoding sigma factor-like helix-turn-helix DNA-binding protein, producing MSEQWRPVESVLPNLPENQQLFIRLCIKYSFSYERIAWHVGGITDYQVAKTVEKTLESLKSILKNSQKLNTVGKTNKVKFEGDLCEEQSTILHMRYELQYSFEEIARTLNLSQNHIQKVFVQAYTKIKKVKM from the coding sequence ATGAGCGAGCAATGGAGGCCGGTGGAAAGTGTGCTTCCCAACCTTCCCGAAAACCAGCAGTTATTCATACGACTCTGCATAAAGTATTCATTTAGCTATGAACGCATCGCATGGCATGTTGGCGGCATAACAGATTATCAGGTAGCAAAAACAGTTGAAAAAACACTGGAATCTTTAAAATCTATTTTAAAGAATAGCCAGAAGCTCAATACTGTCGGAAAAACCAATAAGGTCAAATTCGAAGGCGATCTATGCGAAGAGCAATCTACAATTCTACATATGCGCTATGAGCTTCAATACAGCTTTGAAGAAATTGCCAGAACATTAAACCTAAGTCAAAATCATATTCAAAAGGTTTTTGTACAGGCTTATACCAAGATAAAAAAGGTAAAAATGTAA
- a CDS encoding transcriptional regulator, translating into MSKRAKIYEAGGVKQIIGAKLKDRRLLLEYSLSDISDMTDFSKSTVINLEKGIATNLDYYIGYAKAVDLKLPKLFDIPILYKPKYELSEDKKNRIFLSKKMRQLYAKHDFFRNNVTVDDIILHFEKTSELNRSRKLSIDVSRILLNWVEDGVLYIAEKRGRINVYCKAEKLPG; encoded by the coding sequence ATGTCGAAAAGAGCGAAAATTTATGAAGCTGGTGGAGTGAAACAGATTATAGGGGCGAAATTGAAAGATAGACGCCTATTACTGGAGTATTCACTAAGCGATATTTCTGATATGACAGACTTTTCAAAATCAACCGTCATTAATTTAGAGAAAGGGATCGCTACTAATTTGGATTATTACATTGGCTACGCTAAGGCGGTCGACTTGAAACTCCCAAAGTTATTCGACATTCCAATTCTATATAAACCAAAGTATGAGCTTTCTGAAGATAAAAAGAATAGAATATTTTTATCAAAAAAAATGCGGCAATTATATGCTAAGCATGATTTCTTTAGAAATAATGTGACTGTGGATGATATTATATTGCATTTTGAAAAGACCAGTGAATTAAACAGATCCAGGAAATTGAGCATAGATGTTTCTAGGATATTACTGAACTGGGTAGAAGATGGAGTTTTATATATTGCTGAAAAGCGGGGGCGTATCAATGTTTATTGTAAAGCTGAAAAGCTGCCAGGTTGA